In the Klebsiella aerogenes KCTC 2190 genome, one interval contains:
- the pxpC gene encoding 5-oxoprolinase subunit PxpC, producing the protein MLKFIRAGMYTSVQDGGREGQRQWGISRCGALDKPAMTIANLLVGNAPETAALEITLGQVDVQFTRHCWFALTGAACEATLDGAPVWLGWRMEAKAGQRLVLKNPQHGIRSYLAVAGGIDVPEVLGSRSTDLKVGIGGIEGRRLQDGDQLKIGKSSRRFSASRGVKQLPIGNIIRALPGPEYHEFDSVSQESFWRSPWKLSPQSNRMGYRLQGQPLKRTTDREMLSHGLLPGVVQVPHNGQPIVLMNDAQTTGGYPRIACIIEADMYQLAQIPLGQPIHFVPCSLEDALKARADQQRYLEQLAWRLSDEN; encoded by the coding sequence ATGTTGAAATTTATCCGCGCCGGCATGTACACCTCGGTACAGGATGGCGGCCGGGAAGGCCAGCGCCAGTGGGGAATTAGCCGCTGCGGCGCGCTGGATAAACCGGCGATGACCATTGCCAATCTGCTGGTGGGCAATGCGCCGGAGACGGCGGCGCTGGAAATTACGCTGGGTCAGGTCGATGTACAGTTTACCCGCCATTGCTGGTTCGCGTTGACCGGTGCCGCCTGCGAAGCGACGCTCGACGGCGCGCCGGTCTGGCTGGGCTGGCGAATGGAAGCGAAGGCCGGGCAGCGGCTGGTGCTAAAAAATCCTCAGCATGGGATCCGCAGCTACCTGGCGGTGGCGGGCGGTATCGACGTTCCTGAAGTTTTAGGTTCCCGCTCTACCGATCTGAAAGTCGGTATCGGCGGAATCGAAGGGCGCCGGTTGCAGGATGGCGATCAATTGAAGATTGGGAAATCCTCCCGCCGCTTTAGTGCTTCGCGCGGCGTTAAACAGCTGCCGATAGGCAATATTATTCGCGCGCTGCCGGGGCCGGAGTATCACGAATTCGACAGCGTGTCGCAGGAGTCTTTCTGGCGCTCGCCGTGGAAGCTGAGCCCGCAGAGCAACCGTATGGGCTACCGCCTGCAGGGTCAGCCGCTCAAGCGCACAACCGACCGGGAAATGCTCTCCCATGGCCTGCTGCCCGGCGTGGTACAGGTACCGCATAACGGCCAGCCGATTGTGTTAATGAACGATGCGCAGACCACCGGCGGCTATCCGCGTATAGCGTGCATTATTGAAGCCGATATGTACCAACTGGCGCAAATTCCGCTGGGTCAGCCGATCCATTTCGTCCCCTGTTCGCTGGAAGATGCGCTGAAAGCGCGCGCCGACCAGCAGCGTTACCTTGAACAACTGGCCTGGAGATTAAGCGATGAAAATTGA
- the pxpA gene encoding 5-oxoprolinase subunit PxpA: MKIDLNADLGEGCASDSSLLQLVSSANIACGFHAGDALLMQQCVREALKNGVAIGAHPSFPDRENFGRTAMQLPPETVYAQVLYQIGALAAIVHAQGGELRHVKPHGMLYNQAAKEPALADAIARAVRDADAGLVLVGLAGSELIRAGQRYQLTTRQEVFADRGYLADGSLVPRSQPGALIESEEQALAQTLEMVQHNRVRSLSGEWAHVKAETVCLHGDGAHALDFARRLRAAFAGRNIDVSADID; encoded by the coding sequence ATGAAAATTGATTTAAATGCCGACCTCGGCGAAGGCTGCGCCAGCGATAGCTCGCTGCTGCAGCTGGTCTCTTCCGCCAATATCGCCTGCGGCTTTCACGCCGGCGATGCGCTGCTCATGCAGCAGTGCGTGCGCGAGGCGCTGAAAAATGGCGTCGCTATTGGCGCGCACCCAAGCTTCCCGGACCGGGAAAATTTCGGCCGCACCGCGATGCAGTTACCGCCAGAGACGGTTTATGCCCAGGTGCTGTATCAAATTGGCGCGCTGGCGGCAATCGTGCATGCTCAGGGCGGCGAGCTGCGGCACGTCAAACCGCATGGCATGTTGTATAACCAGGCGGCGAAAGAGCCGGCTTTGGCCGATGCCATCGCCCGTGCGGTGCGCGATGCCGACGCCGGGTTGGTGCTGGTCGGGCTGGCGGGGAGCGAGCTTATCCGCGCCGGACAGCGCTATCAGCTGACGACGCGCCAGGAAGTCTTCGCCGATCGCGGTTATCTCGCCGACGGTAGCCTGGTGCCGCGCAGCCAGCCGGGCGCGCTGATAGAGAGCGAAGAGCAGGCGCTGGCGCAAACGCTGGAAATGGTGCAGCACAATCGGGTGCGCAGCCTGAGCGGCGAATGGGCGCATGTGAAGGCGGAAACGGTCTGTCTGCATGGCGATGGTGCTCATGCGCTCGATTTCGCCCGACGCCTGCGCGCCGCGTTTGCCGGGCGCAATATTGACGTCAGCGCGGACATCGATTAA
- a CDS encoding DUF969 domain-containing protein, whose amino-acid sequence MQEAISLWPLIGIAVIVVGFVLRFNPVLVVIISGIVTGVAAHMPIATILEKLGEGFLNTRNLPFILLLPLAVIGLLERHGLKERAQAWIAKIHSATAGRLLIVYLFVREATAALGLTSLGGHPQMVRPLLAPMAEGAAEKRFGPLPGHVRYRLRAMSAATDNVGLFFGEDIFVAFGAIIFMHNFMLESGGIQTEPLHIALWGIPTAICAFLIHAARLWRLDRHLQRELDRVNAGQAKGGAA is encoded by the coding sequence ATGCAAGAGGCGATATCCCTCTGGCCGCTGATCGGCATTGCCGTGATTGTGGTCGGTTTTGTATTACGCTTTAACCCGGTGCTGGTGGTGATAATCTCCGGGATCGTCACCGGCGTGGCGGCGCATATGCCAATAGCCACTATTCTGGAGAAACTGGGCGAGGGCTTCCTTAATACCCGTAATCTGCCGTTTATTCTGCTGTTGCCGCTGGCGGTGATCGGGCTGCTGGAGCGCCATGGTCTGAAAGAGCGGGCGCAGGCGTGGATCGCGAAGATCCATAGCGCGACCGCCGGACGTCTGCTGATCGTCTATCTGTTTGTGCGCGAAGCCACCGCCGCCCTGGGATTGACCAGCCTCGGCGGGCATCCGCAAATGGTGCGCCCGCTGCTGGCGCCAATGGCGGAGGGGGCGGCGGAAAAGCGCTTTGGCCCGCTGCCGGGTCATGTGCGCTACCGCCTGCGCGCGATGTCGGCGGCGACCGACAACGTCGGGCTGTTTTTCGGTGAAGATATTTTTGTCGCCTTTGGCGCGATCATCTTCATGCACAACTTTATGCTGGAGTCGGGCGGGATCCAGACGGAACCGTTGCATATTGCCCTGTGGGGGATCCCGACGGCGATCTGTGCCTTCCTGATCCACGCCGCGCGCCTGTGGCGCCTCGATCGCCATCTCCAGCGTGAGCTGGACCGGGTTAACGCCGGGCAGGCGAAAGGCGGTGCGGCATGA
- a CDS encoding DUF979 domain-containing protein — MNFQQTYLYWLAGAVLLVVAIMSWRDKSNPRRLTTGLFWGLYGLVFLLGDWTYQLVGDKRTVNIAVGGVVVVLALIAGFGGVRFGSYHQRSQEEKTASAKRLGNKLFYPALAIPVVTVIGVLLFNNLPSWQVALFGPGNHATLITLFSMTVGTLIGLAMAIRMTHETVAQPMQEARRLLDSVGWAFILPQILAVLGLLFTTAGVGTSISWLTEHYLAVDNRFIAVAVYAIGMAVLTMVMGNAFAAFPIVTAGVGIPILVLQHGGNPAVMAAIGMFSGYCGTLMTPMAANFNIVPAALLELPDKNAVIKAQVPTGILLLIVNVFLLYFLMFL, encoded by the coding sequence ATGAACTTCCAGCAAACGTATTTATACTGGCTGGCCGGCGCGGTACTGCTGGTCGTGGCTATCATGTCCTGGCGCGACAAAAGCAATCCGCGGCGTCTGACAACCGGCCTGTTCTGGGGCCTGTACGGGCTGGTGTTCTTGCTCGGCGACTGGACGTATCAACTGGTGGGCGATAAGCGCACGGTGAATATCGCCGTTGGCGGGGTGGTGGTGGTACTGGCGCTGATCGCCGGTTTTGGCGGCGTGCGCTTCGGCAGCTACCATCAGCGTAGCCAGGAAGAGAAAACCGCCAGCGCGAAACGCCTCGGCAACAAACTTTTCTATCCGGCGCTGGCGATTCCGGTCGTCACCGTCATTGGCGTACTGCTGTTTAACAATCTGCCTTCATGGCAGGTGGCGCTCTTCGGGCCGGGCAACCACGCGACGCTGATTACCCTGTTCTCGATGACCGTCGGTACGCTGATTGGCCTGGCGATGGCGATTCGTATGACCCATGAAACGGTGGCGCAGCCGATGCAGGAAGCGCGCCGTTTGCTTGATTCCGTCGGCTGGGCCTTTATCCTGCCGCAGATCCTCGCGGTGCTGGGGCTGCTGTTCACCACGGCGGGTGTCGGAACCAGCATTTCGTGGCTGACCGAGCACTATCTGGCGGTAGATAACCGTTTTATCGCCGTGGCCGTGTACGCCATCGGCATGGCGGTGTTGACGATGGTGATGGGCAATGCCTTTGCCGCTTTCCCGATTGTGACAGCCGGGGTTGGCATTCCGATTTTAGTTCTGCAGCACGGCGGCAATCCGGCGGTAATGGCGGCGATTGGTATGTTTTCCGGCTACTGCGGCACGCTGATGACGCCGATGGCGGCAAACTTTAATATCGTACCGGCGGCGCTGCTGGAACTGCCGGATAAAAACGCGGTGATTAAAGCCCAGGTACCGACCGGTATCCTGCTGCTGATCGTCAACGTATTTTTACTCTATTTCCTGATGTTCCTGTAA
- the pcp gene encoding pyroglutamyl-peptidase I — protein MAGVLITGFEPFGGETVNPSWEVVKQLDGMIIRGQQVVAKQLPCVFGEALTVLNAALETYQPQLTIAVGQAGGRVDITVERVAINVDDARIPDNKGQQPIDEPIVADGPAACFSTLPIKAIVSALRQQGIPASVSQTAGTFVCNHVMYGLLHQLQGKSGQKGGFIHIPYLPEQAAAHPGQASMSVETVRAALETAIAVALEQDDDVKIGGGATH, from the coding sequence ATGGCTGGCGTATTAATTACCGGTTTTGAGCCGTTCGGCGGCGAAACGGTTAATCCTTCATGGGAAGTGGTTAAGCAGCTTGATGGCATGATTATTCGTGGGCAGCAGGTGGTGGCTAAACAGTTACCTTGCGTGTTCGGCGAGGCGCTAACGGTGCTGAACGCCGCGCTGGAAACCTATCAACCGCAGCTAACGATTGCCGTCGGGCAGGCCGGAGGCCGTGTCGATATTACCGTCGAACGTGTGGCTATCAACGTCGATGATGCGCGGATCCCCGACAATAAAGGCCAGCAGCCGATCGATGAGCCGATCGTCGCTGACGGCCCCGCGGCATGCTTCAGTACGCTACCGATCAAAGCGATCGTTAGCGCGTTGCGCCAGCAGGGGATCCCTGCCTCGGTGTCGCAAACCGCGGGCACCTTCGTCTGCAATCACGTGATGTATGGTTTGCTGCATCAGCTGCAGGGAAAAAGCGGGCAGAAGGGTGGTTTTATCCATATTCCTTATCTACCTGAACAGGCGGCGGCCCATCCGGGGCAGGCGAGTATGTCGGTCGAGACGGTACGCGCGGCGCTGGAAACGGCGATTGCCGTCGCCCTTGAACAGGATGACGACGTCAAAATTGGCGGCGGCGCCACGCACTAA
- the nei gene encoding endonuclease VIII — protein sequence MPEGPEIRRAADTLEAAIKGEPLTEAWFAFPQLQPYQNQLIGQRVTHIATRGKALLTHFSGGLTLYSHNQLYGVWRVVDAGVEPQSKRVLRVRLQTARKAILLYSASEIEILTAQELAHHPFLQRVGPDVLDMTLTAGQVRERLLSAKFRNRQFSGLLLDQAFLAGLGNYLRVEILWQVGLTGQHKAAELNDTQLDALAHALLDIPRLSYRTRGQVDENKHHGALFRFKVFHREGEACERCGSIIEKTMLSSRPFYWCPGCQH from the coding sequence ATGCCTGAAGGCCCGGAGATCCGCCGCGCGGCGGATACCCTGGAGGCGGCTATCAAAGGCGAACCGTTAACCGAAGCCTGGTTCGCCTTTCCACAGTTGCAACCTTATCAAAATCAGCTAATTGGCCAGCGGGTGACCCATATCGCCACCCGCGGCAAGGCCCTGTTAACCCACTTCTCCGGCGGATTGACGTTGTATAGCCATAACCAGCTGTATGGCGTCTGGCGCGTGGTGGATGCCGGCGTTGAGCCGCAATCGAAGCGCGTGCTGCGCGTCAGGTTACAGACCGCACGCAAGGCGATTTTGCTCTATAGCGCCTCCGAGATTGAGATACTGACGGCGCAAGAGCTGGCCCATCATCCATTTTTACAACGGGTCGGGCCGGATGTGCTGGATATGACGTTAACCGCCGGGCAGGTCAGAGAGCGGCTGTTATCGGCGAAATTTCGCAATCGCCAGTTTTCCGGCCTGTTGCTGGACCAGGCGTTTCTCGCCGGGCTCGGTAACTATCTGCGGGTGGAGATCCTGTGGCAGGTGGGGCTGACCGGGCAGCATAAGGCCGCCGAGCTCAATGACACGCAGCTCGATGCGCTGGCGCACGCGCTGCTGGATATCCCGCGCCTTTCTTACCGCACTCGCGGGCAAGTGGATGAAAACAAACATCATGGCGCGCTATTCCGCTTTAAGGTTTTTCATCGCGAGGGTGAGGCCTGCGAACGCTGCGGCAGTATCATTGAGAAAACCATGCTGTCATCGCGACCCTTTTACTGGTGCCCTGGCTGCCAGCACTAA
- the gltA gene encoding citrate synthase gives MSDAKAKITLGGDTAIELDVLKGTLGQDVIDIRSLGSKGVFTFDPGFTSTASCESKITFIDGDEGILLHRGFPIDQLATESNYLEVCYILLNGEKPTQQQYDEFKTTVTRHTMIHEQITRLFHAFRRDSHPMAVMCGITGALAAFYHDSLDVNNPRHREIAAYRLLSKMPTMAAMCYKYSIGQPFVYPRNDLSYAGNFLNMMFSTPCETYEVNPVLERAMDRILILHADHEQNASTSTVRTAGSSGANPFACIAAGIASLWGPAHGGANEAALKMLEEISSVEHIPEFVRRAKDKNDSFRLMGFGHRVYKNYDPRATVMRETCHEVLKELGTKDDLLEVAMELEHIALNDPYFIEKKLYPNVDFYSGIILKAMGIPSSMFTVIFAMARTVGWIAHWNEMHSDGMKIARPRQLYTGYQKRDFKSDLKK, from the coding sequence ATGTCTGATGCTAAAGCAAAAATCACCCTGGGTGGTGACACTGCTATTGAACTTGATGTGCTAAAAGGCACGCTCGGTCAGGATGTTATTGATATTCGTAGTCTTGGTTCAAAAGGTGTCTTCACCTTCGACCCCGGTTTCACTTCAACAGCCTCGTGTGAATCTAAAATTACTTTTATCGACGGCGATGAAGGGATCCTGCTCCACCGCGGTTTCCCGATCGATCAGCTGGCTACCGAGTCAAATTATCTTGAAGTGTGCTACATCCTGTTGAACGGCGAAAAACCGACTCAACAGCAGTATGACGAATTCAAAACTACCGTTACCCGCCACACCATGATCCACGAGCAGATTACCCGTCTGTTCCACGCGTTCCGCCGCGACTCTCACCCGATGGCGGTGATGTGCGGTATTACCGGCGCCCTGGCGGCGTTCTATCACGATTCCCTGGACGTAAATAACCCACGTCACCGTGAAATCGCCGCCTATCGTCTGCTGTCCAAAATGCCGACCATGGCAGCGATGTGTTACAAATATTCTATCGGCCAGCCTTTCGTGTATCCGCGCAACGATCTCTCCTACGCGGGTAACTTCCTGAATATGATGTTCTCCACGCCGTGCGAAACCTATGAGGTTAACCCGGTGCTGGAACGCGCGATGGACCGTATCCTGATCCTGCACGCTGACCACGAACAGAACGCCTCAACCTCTACCGTGCGTACCGCTGGCTCTTCCGGCGCTAACCCGTTCGCCTGCATCGCTGCGGGTATCGCCTCCCTGTGGGGGCCGGCGCACGGCGGCGCCAACGAAGCCGCGCTGAAAATGCTGGAAGAGATCAGCTCCGTTGAACACATTCCGGAATTCGTGCGCCGCGCGAAAGACAAGAATGACTCTTTCCGCCTGATGGGCTTCGGCCATCGCGTGTACAAGAACTACGATCCGCGCGCCACCGTAATGCGTGAAACCTGCCACGAAGTACTGAAAGAGCTGGGCACCAAGGACGATCTGCTGGAAGTGGCGATGGAACTTGAGCATATCGCGCTCAACGACCCGTACTTCATCGAGAAGAAACTGTATCCGAACGTCGATTTCTACTCCGGCATCATCCTGAAAGCGATGGGTATTCCATCCTCGATGTTTACCGTCATCTTCGCGATGGCGCGTACCGTCGGCTGGATTGCCCACTGGAACGAAATGCACAGCGACGGTATGAAAATTGCCCGTCCGCGTCAGCTGTATACCGGCTACCAGAAGCGCGATTTCAAGTCCGATCTCAAGAAGTAA
- the sdhC gene encoding succinate dehydrogenase cytochrome b556 subunit, whose amino-acid sequence MWALFMVRNVKKQRPVNLDLQTIRFPITAIASILHRVSGVITFVAVGILLWLLGTSLSSPEGFLTAASIMNSFFVKFIMWGILTALAYHAVVGIRHLLMDFGYLEETLEAGTRSAKISFVITVVLSLLAGVLVW is encoded by the coding sequence ATGTGGGCGTTATTCATGGTAAGAAATGTGAAAAAACAAAGACCTGTCAATCTGGATCTACAAACGATTCGATTCCCAATCACGGCGATAGCGTCCATTCTCCATCGCGTATCCGGTGTGATCACTTTTGTGGCGGTCGGTATTCTGCTTTGGTTGCTGGGCACCAGCCTTTCCTCTCCGGAGGGCTTCCTGACGGCCGCCTCCATCATGAATAGCTTCTTCGTGAAGTTCATCATGTGGGGCATCCTCACCGCGCTGGCTTATCACGCCGTTGTCGGTATCCGCCATCTGCTGATGGACTTTGGCTATCTGGAAGAAACCCTCGAAGCAGGGACACGCTCCGCCAAAATTTCTTTTGTTATTACTGTCGTGCTTTCACTTCTCGCAGGAGTCCTCGTATGGTAA
- the sdhD gene encoding succinate dehydrogenase membrane anchor subunit has protein sequence MVSNASALGRNGVHDFILVRATAIVLTLYIIYMVGFFATSGEISWEIWTGFFSSAFTKVFTLLALVSILIHAWIGMWQVLTDYVKPLAVRLVLQLIIVVALVAYVLYGFVVVWGV, from the coding sequence ATGGTAAGCAACGCCTCAGCACTGGGACGCAACGGCGTACATGACTTTATTCTGGTCCGTGCTACCGCCATCGTTCTGACCCTCTACATCATCTACATGGTTGGCTTCTTCGCCACCTCCGGTGAGATCTCCTGGGAAATCTGGACCGGATTCTTCTCCTCCGCGTTCACCAAAGTCTTTACCCTGCTGGCTCTCGTTTCCATCCTGATTCACGCCTGGATCGGTATGTGGCAGGTGTTGACGGACTACGTTAAACCACTGGCCGTGCGCTTAGTTCTGCAACTGATTATCGTTGTGGCGCTGGTGGCTTACGTTCTTTATGGATTTGTTGTGGTGTGGGGTGTGTAA